A single Thermosynechococcus vestitus BP-1 DNA region contains:
- the mscL gene encoding large conductance mechanosensitive channel protein MscL: MARLNRRQVKQFWQEFREFALKGNVIDLAIAVVVGGAFSRIVTSVVEDLIMPLVNPLIPGGDWRELTLGSGMRIGKFLGSLLDFGVIALSLFILLKLILPFLPNRPPAPEQRQCPYCLESVPLKASRCRACTSELPPL, from the coding sequence ATGGCGCGACTAAACCGCCGACAGGTCAAGCAATTTTGGCAGGAGTTCCGCGAATTTGCCCTAAAGGGGAATGTCATTGATCTGGCGATCGCTGTCGTGGTCGGCGGTGCCTTTAGCCGAATTGTCACTTCCGTGGTTGAAGACTTGATCATGCCCCTGGTCAATCCTCTGATTCCTGGGGGCGACTGGCGCGAACTCACACTCGGGTCAGGGATGAGAATTGGCAAGTTTTTGGGCAGTTTACTTGACTTTGGGGTGATTGCCCTGAGCTTGTTTATTCTCCTGAAGCTGATTTTGCCCTTCTTACCCAACAGACCCCCTGCACCCGAACAACGGCAGTGTCCCTACTGCTTAGAGTCCGTGCCCCTCAAGGCTAGTCGCTGCCGTGCTTGCACGTCTGAATTGCCACCGCTTTAG